The following are from one region of the Patescibacteria group bacterium genome:
- a CDS encoding chromosome segregation SMC family protein codes for MHLERLEIQGFKSFANKNVLVFPDPKGGRKGITSVVGPNGSGKSNIADAVRWALGEQSMKILRGKKSEDVIFSGSDKKGKLGMAEVSLFLNNEDGKSVIDYSQIVLTRRLFRDGESDYLLNGQKARLLDIQMFLAKAKFGQRTYSVIGQGTVEGFLNTSLSERKEFFDEATGVKQFQIKRDDSLNKLRASYENLSQARMLLEEIAPRLKTLTRQVDKLKKRDEMEKELREAELKYYGQIWQEINGKWSDYNKRFLELEKVKKEKDKKLEALNREHSNLEVKERENNDVENYKKELAELQTEKEKTVRELARLEARAQIKLEAKGKFDLSWVLGKIEEIKQGLEKLEEEKKGLVSDEKKVNQIKIELEAEAGRVNSEIKDLRERVKEINQAAGEGAEKKIVKKISALLEKITAAEESEDFGKIKKLVSEIKKELEKIVALEENEEVNNLANIEEEIEKKIKTKEDILEKFNKISLELEMKKEKLKMLCQREEAARPELKSLEEKIKASQKEEEKNYGKEEPMHKSRLEALNDKIAAAKEKIEANSRVEEEERRRLFKIQRSIQDLQNELNSLSGQLGEVRVASTRYETRLEDLEKEIRQSSVELKEVRQKSGNGTSGGEKIDAEAGQERIASLKRQLELIGGLDPEIEKEYTQTKVRHDFLADQVNDLNQAITSLEKIVRELDGTIKERFDKEFKIISSKFEEYFKILFNGGAAKIVKVMESEMEEGSGIEAAADLEPAAQDSIALPDGNIGDGKREKKEKKKNSAIGELAFDINKIKFLQKHNATGLAGIEIQATPPGKKIRSISMLSGGERALTAIALICAIISANPSPFVVLDEVDAALDEANSERLAKILDDLSHKTQFIVITHNRATMRRANILYGVTMQQDGASKLLSVKLEEAVASGAK; via the coding sequence ATGCATTTAGAACGGCTGGAGATACAGGGCTTTAAATCGTTTGCCAATAAAAATGTTTTGGTTTTTCCCGATCCCAAAGGCGGGCGCAAAGGAATTACTTCGGTAGTCGGCCCGAACGGATCCGGCAAATCGAATATTGCCGATGCGGTCCGCTGGGCTTTGGGCGAACAGAGCATGAAAATTTTGCGCGGAAAAAAATCCGAAGACGTGATTTTTTCCGGATCGGATAAAAAAGGGAAGCTCGGGATGGCCGAGGTTTCTTTGTTTCTAAATAACGAGGACGGGAAGTCGGTTATCGATTACTCGCAAATCGTTTTAACCCGGAGGCTGTTCCGCGACGGTGAATCAGACTATCTTTTGAACGGCCAAAAGGCCCGGCTTTTGGATATCCAAATGTTTTTAGCCAAAGCCAAGTTCGGGCAAAGGACTTACTCGGTAATCGGCCAAGGAACGGTTGAGGGGTTTTTAAATACCAGCCTTTCGGAGCGGAAAGAATTTTTTGATGAAGCGACCGGAGTAAAGCAGTTCCAGATCAAGCGGGACGATTCACTAAATAAGCTGCGGGCGAGTTACGAAAATTTAAGCCAAGCCAGGATGCTTTTGGAGGAAATCGCCCCGAGATTAAAGACGCTTACCCGGCAGGTGGATAAATTAAAGAAGCGCGATGAAATGGAGAAAGAATTGCGGGAAGCGGAGCTCAAATATTACGGCCAAATTTGGCAGGAGATTAACGGAAAGTGGAGCGACTATAACAAGCGGTTTCTTGAACTGGAAAAAGTAAAAAAAGAAAAGGACAAAAAGCTTGAGGCGCTAAACCGCGAGCATAGCAATTTAGAAGTAAAAGAGAGGGAAAATAATGATGTAGAAAATTATAAAAAGGAATTGGCCGAACTGCAGACAGAGAAAGAAAAGACCGTTCGGGAATTGGCCCGCCTTGAAGCCCGGGCGCAGATAAAATTAGAGGCTAAAGGAAAGTTCGATTTGTCCTGGGTGCTTGGGAAAATTGAAGAAATAAAACAAGGTTTGGAAAAGCTGGAAGAAGAGAAAAAGGGCCTTGTGAGCGATGAAAAAAAAGTAAACCAGATAAAAATCGAACTGGAGGCCGAAGCTGGACGGGTGAACAGCGAAATAAAGGATCTAAGAGAACGGGTTAAAGAAATAAACCAGGCAGCCGGCGAGGGGGCGGAAAAGAAAATAGTAAAAAAAATAAGCGCTCTTTTAGAAAAGATTACCGCCGCCGAAGAAAGCGAAGATTTCGGAAAAATAAAAAAATTGGTGAGTGAGATAAAAAAAGAGCTGGAAAAAATTGTTGCTTTGGAGGAAAACGAAGAGGTAAATAACTTAGCTAATATTGAAGAAGAAATCGAAAAAAAGATTAAAACTAAAGAAGATATTTTAGAAAAATTCAACAAAATTTCTTTGGAGCTTGAGATGAAAAAGGAGAAGCTTAAGATGCTTTGCCAGCGGGAAGAAGCGGCCAGGCCTGAACTGAAGTCATTGGAAGAAAAAATAAAAGCCAGCCAAAAGGAGGAGGAAAAAAATTACGGCAAGGAAGAGCCGATGCATAAGAGCCGGCTAGAAGCCTTAAACGATAAAATCGCCGCGGCCAAGGAAAAAATTGAGGCAAATTCCCGCGTCGAAGAGGAAGAAAGGCGGCGCTTATTTAAAATACAGCGCTCAATTCAGGATCTGCAAAACGAATTAAATAGCCTTTCCGGCCAGTTGGGCGAAGTAAGGGTTGCTTCCACCCGCTACGAGACCCGGTTGGAGGATTTGGAAAAGGAAATCCGGCAAAGCTCGGTCGAATTGAAAGAGGTAAGGCAAAAAAGCGGCAATGGAACGAGCGGCGGGGAAAAAATCGACGCGGAAGCCGGACAGGAGCGGATTGCCAGCCTGAAAAGACAGCTGGAATTAATCGGCGGGCTGGATCCGGAAATTGAAAAAGAATATACACAGACCAAAGTGCGCCATGATTTTTTGGCTGACCAGGTCAACGATTTAAATCAGGCCATTACTTCTTTGGAAAAAATCGTCCGCGAGCTGGACGGGACGATTAAAGAGCGCTTTGACAAGGAATTCAAAATTATTTCCTCCAAATTTGAAGAATATTTCAAAATATTATTTAACGGCGGAGCGGCCAAGATCGTTAAGGTTATGGAGAGCGAGATGGAAGAAGGGAGCGGGATCGAGGCCGCGGCTGATTTGGAGCCAGCCGCCCAAGATAGTATAGCTTTGCCGGACGGGAATATCGGAGACGGGAAGAGAGAAAAGAAAGAAAAAAAGAAGAACTCGGCAATCGGCGAATTGGCATTTGACATTAATAAGATAAAATTTTTGCAAAAGCATAACGCGACCGGTTTGGCCGGAATCGAAATCCAGGCTACTCCCCCGGGGAAAAAGATCCGTTCAATTTCCATGCTCTCCGGCGGCGAGCGCGCTTTAACGGCTATCGCTTTAATTTGCGCTATTATTAGCGCAAACCCATCCCCGTTTGTCGTTTTAGACGAAGTGGACGCGGCTTTGGATGAAGCCAATTCCGAGCGCCTGGCAAAAATCTTAGACGACCTCTCCCACAAAACTCAATTTATAGTTATCACTCATAACCGGGCGACTATGCGCCGGGCCAACATATTGTACGGCGTTACCATGCAGCAAGACGGCGCCTCAAAATTGCTATCGGTAAAACTAGAAGAAGCGGTGGCAAGCGGAGCCAAGTAA
- a CDS encoding YifB family Mg chelatase-like AAA ATPase — MSSKVFSAAVLGLDAEVIEVEGDLGGGELGKFTVVGLPDAAISESRERVRSAIKNSDFYFPKLKVTVNLAPADLRKYGPNYDLPIAISILLITKELKPRENIHEMMFVGELALSGLLRPITGVLPIAIKAKKENFKYLFVPESNAPEAKLVADLEVIPVKNLADVVNHLNGKRKIPPAGDHQFDFTPPPLAFDMSHVKGQEHVKRAMEISAAGAHNILMSGAPGSGKTLIARTMPSILPDLCLEEALEITKIYSVAGKLPSNTALIACRPFRSPHHTASGVALVGGGAWPKPGEISLAHRGVLFLDEFGEFPRQVLENLRQPLEDGVIHVSRAAGNLSFPAKFILVAAMNPCPCGFLGDKERDCACSAAQILSYKRGISGPILDRIDMHIEVPRIKFEKLTAESYGESSEAIKKRVEAARIVQRKRFQELSFIANSEMSSDAVRQFCQVDGPSKNLLRSAVDQLHLSARSYFRVLKLSRTIADLAGVKDITLPHLAEALQYRPKLDY; from the coding sequence ATGTCTTCAAAAGTTTTTTCGGCGGCAGTTTTAGGATTGGATGCTGAAGTGATCGAGGTGGAGGGCGACTTGGGCGGCGGCGAATTGGGTAAATTTACAGTGGTCGGGCTCCCGGACGCGGCAATCTCTGAATCCCGGGAAAGGGTAAGGAGCGCTATTAAGAATTCGGATTTTTATTTTCCCAAATTAAAAGTGACCGTGAATTTAGCGCCGGCGGATTTAAGGAAATACGGGCCGAATTACGATTTACCGATCGCTATCAGCATCTTGCTTATCACCAAAGAACTGAAACCGCGCGAAAATATCCACGAGATGATGTTTGTCGGCGAGCTGGCTTTGTCCGGGCTTCTTAGGCCGATTACCGGAGTGCTTCCCATCGCCATTAAAGCCAAGAAGGAAAATTTTAAATATCTTTTTGTTCCGGAGTCTAACGCGCCTGAAGCTAAATTGGTAGCTGATTTAGAAGTGATACCGGTTAAAAATTTAGCCGATGTCGTTAATCATTTAAACGGAAAAAGGAAAATCCCTCCGGCCGGGGATCATCAATTCGATTTTACCCCGCCGCCCCTGGCCTTTGATATGTCCCACGTAAAAGGCCAGGAGCATGTAAAAAGGGCGATGGAGATTTCAGCGGCCGGAGCCCATAATATACTGATGAGCGGGGCGCCGGGTTCGGGTAAGACCTTAATCGCCCGGACTATGCCTTCCATTCTCCCGGATTTATGCCTGGAGGAGGCTTTGGAAATTACCAAAATCTACAGCGTAGCCGGCAAACTGCCGTCTAACACCGCGCTAATCGCCTGCCGGCCTTTTCGCTCGCCTCATCATACCGCCTCGGGAGTGGCTTTGGTTGGCGGCGGCGCCTGGCCTAAGCCGGGTGAAATTTCTTTGGCCCATCGGGGAGTTCTATTTTTGGATGAGTTCGGCGAATTTCCCCGGCAAGTGCTGGAAAATTTGCGCCAGCCATTGGAAGACGGCGTAATCCACGTAAGCCGGGCGGCCGGCAATTTAAGCTTCCCGGCTAAATTTATCCTGGTTGCGGCTATGAATCCTTGCCCGTGCGGCTTCTTGGGCGATAAAGAAAGGGATTGCGCCTGTTCGGCGGCCCAAATTTTATCTTATAAAAGGGGAATTTCCGGACCAATCCTGGATCGGATTGATATGCACATTGAAGTGCCGCGCATAAAATTTGAAAAGCTAACCGCTGAAAGCTACGGCGAATCCTCGGAAGCGATAAAAAAGAGAGTGGAAGCGGCGCGGATAGTCCAAAGAAAAAGGTTTCAAGAGCTTTCTTTTATTGCCAACTCGGAGATGAGTTCAGACGCGGTTCGGCAATTTTGCCAAGTCGACGGGCCTTCGAAAAATCTTTTGCGTAGCGCCGTCGACCAGCTTCACCTTTCCGCCCGCTCCTATTTTCGCGTTTTAAAATTATCCCGCACCATCGCCGATTTGGCCGGTGTAAAGGATATAACTCTTCCTCATCTGGCTGAAGCCTTGCAATACCGGCCGAAGTTGGATTATTAG
- a CDS encoding extracellular solute-binding protein, with product MAKKITPLLLIFTFLLTAGFGCKLIGSQTENAMKPITLEYWRVFDGEDSFADIIKNYNTVHPYITIKYRKLRSVEYEKELLEAMAEDRGPDIFSINNTWVGKYQSKIEPMPEKITMVYPVEKGTLKKEVIPELRTAKSLTLKEIKERFVDQVYDDAVVKAKDEQTGKLNELVYGLPLSVDNLALYYNRDLLNNAGIANPPAFWNKEFQEDVKKLTKQDINGQIIQSGIALGGGKNIERTSDILSVLMMQNGAQMLDDGGGVTFDRVPAAFSKERYNPGIEALRFYTDFSSPAKEVYSWNKDMPNSLELFLSGRLAMMLGYSYHLPTIKSQAPKLKLGIAPLPQIEGSGQRVNFANYWIEAVSKKSQYKNEAWDFVQFAVREENAKTYLDKTKKPPALRALIDGYKEDKEIGVFAAQVLTAKSWYRGKDPLAAEEIISDMIDSVVLGKDKIESLISLAASKVQQTINPPQ from the coding sequence ATGGCAAAAAAGATAACCCCCCTTCTTTTAATTTTTACGTTTCTTCTGACTGCCGGCTTTGGCTGTAAACTTATCGGTTCCCAAACCGAAAACGCGATGAAGCCGATTACTCTCGAATATTGGCGGGTTTTCGACGGGGAAGATTCATTTGCCGACATCATTAAAAATTACAACACCGTCCATCCCTACATAACCATAAAATACCGGAAGTTAAGATCCGTCGAATATGAAAAAGAATTGTTGGAAGCCATGGCCGAAGACCGCGGACCGGATATTTTCTCAATTAACAATACCTGGGTCGGAAAATACCAGTCGAAAATAGAACCCATGCCGGAAAAAATTACCATGGTTTATCCGGTCGAGAAAGGCACTTTAAAAAAAGAGGTCATCCCCGAACTCCGGACGGCTAAAAGCCTTACCTTAAAAGAAATAAAAGAAAGGTTTGTAGATCAGGTTTATGATGACGCGGTGGTAAAAGCCAAAGACGAACAAACCGGAAAATTAAACGAACTCGTTTACGGCTTGCCGCTTTCAGTCGATAACCTGGCGCTCTATTATAACCGGGATCTTTTAAACAATGCCGGCATTGCCAACCCTCCGGCTTTTTGGAATAAGGAATTCCAGGAAGACGTGAAGAAATTAACCAAGCAGGATATTAACGGCCAAATAATCCAATCCGGCATCGCGTTAGGCGGCGGTAAAAATATCGAGCGTACGAGCGATATTCTTTCAGTCTTGATGATGCAAAACGGCGCTCAAATGCTTGACGACGGCGGGGGCGTCACCTTTGACCGGGTGCCGGCGGCGTTTTCCAAAGAAAGATATAACCCCGGCATTGAAGCTTTGAGGTTCTACACAGATTTTTCCTCGCCAGCTAAGGAAGTTTATTCCTGGAACAAAGATATGCCTAACTCCTTGGAGCTCTTTTTGTCCGGCCGGCTGGCTATGATGCTTGGATACTCTTATCATTTGCCGACAATAAAATCCCAGGCGCCCAAATTAAAGCTGGGAATCGCTCCCTTGCCCCAAATTGAAGGCAGCGGCCAGAGGGTTAACTTTGCCAATTATTGGATTGAGGCGGTTTCCAAAAAAAGCCAGTATAAAAATGAAGCTTGGGACTTTGTCCAGTTCGCGGTCCGGGAAGAAAATGCTAAGACTTATCTTGATAAAACTAAGAAGCCGCCGGCTTTGCGCGCCCTGATTGACGGATATAAAGAGGATAAAGAAATCGGCGTTTTTGCCGCGCAGGTACTAACGGCCAAGAGCTGGTACCGGGGAAAAGATCCGTTAGCGGCCGAAGAAATAATTTCCGATATGATTGACAGCGTTGTTTTGGGCAAGGATAAAATCGAAAGCCTCATTAGTCTAGCCGCCAGCAAAGTCCAGCAGACGATAAATCCGCCGCAATAA
- a CDS encoding pilin: MMKKKLIILLSVIMFFSAVQYCFAASLVDDLSCAKTVTSSGTATSYNCSLNDFVRIGTNAANIIFGLVGSLALLFFVYGGIMWLLSGGNPERVKKGTEIIKNAVIGIVIVFTSYMIINFILTTVGYKYKDSWNTTKTLDSSSSSTD; encoded by the coding sequence ATGATGAAAAAAAAGCTGATAATTTTACTGTCAGTAATAATGTTTTTTTCCGCGGTTCAATACTGTTTTGCCGCGTCTTTGGTCGATGATCTTAGTTGCGCCAAAACTGTAACAAGTTCAGGCACCGCTACCTCGTACAACTGTTCATTAAACGACTTTGTCCGGATCGGGACTAACGCGGCGAATATCATATTCGGCTTGGTCGGATCCTTGGCATTGTTATTTTTCGTTTATGGCGGTATCATGTGGTTACTTTCCGGCGGCAATCCGGAACGGGTAAAAAAGGGAACCGAGATTATCAAAAACGCCGTTATCGGGATTGTAATAGTATTTACGAGCTATATGATAATCAATTTTATCCTGACTACGGTCGGCTATAAGTATAAGGATAGCTGGAATACAACTAAAACCTTAGACTCAAGCTCGTCCTCTACGGATTAG
- a CDS encoding helix-turn-helix domain-containing protein, with protein sequence MVSFKSTKILIDSDALAHEFRAARASSGLTLAEASKKSRIGMKYLKAIEEGKLEELPAGVYRRNFVKEYADFLGYDSRDLLENFNESQAEKEKKDIFSCQVAKTKTIVIPNILKGIFIAGVVAVCLFYLQSRYSNVVSPPNLVINNPSGDLKTSVRELNIIGSTDPETQVTINDNMVLLDGSGSFSQLINLREGINTITITAKKKFGPEKKIVKQILVKSN encoded by the coding sequence ATGGTAAGTTTTAAATCAACAAAAATATTGATTGACTCCGATGCCCTGGCGCATGAATTTAGGGCGGCGCGCGCGTCATCCGGGCTTACGCTTGCCGAAGCGTCAAAAAAATCCCGCATCGGAATGAAATATTTAAAAGCCATTGAGGAAGGAAAACTGGAAGAGCTGCCCGCCGGCGTTTACCGAAGAAACTTCGTAAAAGAATACGCTGATTTTCTAGGTTATGATTCAAGGGATCTTTTGGAAAATTTTAACGAGTCCCAGGCTGAAAAAGAAAAAAAAGATATTTTTTCCTGCCAGGTAGCCAAGACCAAAACCATCGTTATTCCTAATATCTTAAAAGGGATATTTATCGCCGGAGTGGTCGCGGTTTGCCTTTTTTACCTTCAAAGCCGGTATAGCAATGTAGTATCGCCGCCGAATCTGGTTATTAATAATCCGTCCGGAGACTTAAAAACTTCAGTTAGGGAATTGAATATAATTGGATCAACCGATCCGGAAACGCAAGTTACCATCAATGATAATATGGTGCTTTTGGACGGGAGCGGGAGTTTTTCCCAGCTTATCAACCTTCGCGAAGGCATAAACACTATTACTATCACCGCTAAGAAAAAGTTCGGCCCGGAAAAGAAAATCGTTAAGCAGATACTGGTGAAAAGCAATTGA
- the recA gene encoding recombinase RecA encodes MKAALTAIDQIKERFGDGSIMRFGEVKAAQVEAVPTGCLSLDIALGVGGVPRGRVVEIFGPEASGKTTLAQHIVAEVQKLGGIAAFVDAEHALDPDYATKIGINIKDLLISQPDTGEQALEIVETLVRSNAVDVIVVDSVAALVPQKEIEGDVGDSHMGLHARLMSQALRKLTGAISKSKTIVIFINQIRMKIGVFFGNPETTTGGMALKFYSSVRIEVRRAAQIKQGDRIIGSRVKCKVVKNKVAAPFRTTEFDIMYNEGISLSGDLLDTGVAHKVVNKSGNSYSYGDIKLGVGRENAKRTLKEDKKLMKEIRAKIWAAVKNEEAKEA; translated from the coding sequence ATGAAAGCCGCTTTAACCGCTATTGACCAAATCAAAGAGCGTTTTGGCGACGGATCAATCATGCGCTTTGGCGAAGTCAAAGCCGCCCAGGTAGAAGCCGTTCCGACCGGCTGTCTTTCTCTAGACATCGCTTTGGGCGTCGGCGGCGTGCCTCGCGGCCGGGTAGTAGAAATTTTCGGGCCGGAAGCTTCGGGTAAAACCACTCTAGCCCAGCACATTGTCGCTGAAGTCCAAAAATTGGGCGGTATTGCTGCTTTTGTTGACGCGGAACACGCGTTAGACCCGGATTATGCCACCAAAATCGGCATTAATATTAAGGATTTACTCATATCGCAACCTGATACAGGCGAACAGGCTCTGGAAATAGTTGAGACCTTGGTCCGATCTAACGCGGTTGATGTAATAGTCGTTGATTCAGTCGCCGCTTTAGTTCCGCAAAAGGAAATTGAGGGAGATGTCGGCGACAGTCATATGGGTCTTCATGCCCGGCTCATGAGCCAGGCGCTTCGGAAACTAACCGGCGCGATTTCCAAGAGCAAGACTATTGTTATTTTTATCAACCAGATCCGGATGAAAATCGGCGTCTTTTTCGGCAATCCGGAAACTACGACCGGCGGAATGGCTTTGAAATTCTATTCTTCGGTCCGGATAGAGGTGCGCCGGGCGGCTCAAATTAAGCAGGGCGACCGGATTATCGGTTCGCGGGTGAAATGCAAGGTGGTAAAAAATAAAGTGGCCGCGCCTTTTCGGACTACCGAATTTGATATTATGTATAATGAAGGCATATCTCTGTCCGGCGACTTACTGGATACCGGAGTGGCTCATAAAGTGGTCAATAAGTCCGGCAATTCCTACTCTTACGGCGACATTAAACTGGGAGTGGGCCGGGAAAACGCCAAGCGGACGCTAAAAGAAGACAAGAAATTAATGAAAGAAATCCGGGCTAAAATCTGGGCGGCGGTTAAAAATGAAGAGGCGAAGGAAGCATAG
- the efp gene encoding elongation factor P: MLSMNEIKTGSLVRIAGEPYAVIRTDHHKMGRGGAVLKIKVRNLISGNILDKTIQGNDKMEEAATEKKKVNYLYKDENEAYFMDNETFEQFPLDLETLGDKVSFLKEGTDVDALYFEGKPAAIDLPIKITLKVTSAPPGVKGNSAGTVTKKVTLETGTELNVPMFIKEGDEIIINTDSGEYVERA, translated from the coding sequence ATGTTAAGCATGAACGAAATAAAAACCGGTAGTCTGGTCCGCATCGCCGGAGAGCCTTACGCCGTAATAAGAACCGACCATCATAAAATGGGCCGGGGAGGCGCGGTTTTAAAAATCAAAGTCCGCAACCTGATTTCGGGCAATATCCTTGATAAAACCATCCAAGGGAACGATAAGATGGAAGAGGCGGCAACCGAGAAAAAGAAAGTTAATTACCTCTACAAGGACGAGAATGAAGCTTATTTCATGGATAATGAGACTTTTGAGCAATTCCCCCTTGATTTAGAAACTCTGGGCGATAAAGTTTCTTTCCTAAAAGAAGGGACTGACGTTGACGCGCTCTATTTTGAAGGCAAGCCGGCGGCCATAGATCTCCCGATAAAAATCACCCTAAAAGTTACCTCTGCCCCTCCGGGCGTTAAGGGCAATTCAGCCGGCACGGTTACTAAAAAAGTAACTTTGGAAACCGGAACAGAATTAAATGTTCCGATGTTTATAAAAGAAGGCGACGAGATTATTATAAACACGGACTCGGGCGAATACGTTGAGCGGGCTTAA
- the rpsR gene encoding 30S ribosomal protein S18, which yields MATTIKKEKRCYFCENNITQIDYKDTQTMKKFMNYYSKILPRRRTGICSAHQRKLSLAVKRARIMALIPFTAR from the coding sequence ATGGCTACTACAATCAAAAAAGAAAAACGGTGTTATTTTTGCGAAAACAACATCACTCAAATCGATTACAAGGATACCCAGACCATGAAGAAATTCATGAATTATTACTCAAAAATACTCCCAAGAAGAAGGACGGGTATTTGTTCCGCGCATCAGCGAAAACTCTCTTTAGCGGTCAAGCGGGCAAGGATTATGGCTCTGATACCATTCACCGCCAGATAA
- a CDS encoding single-stranded DNA-binding protein, with protein MTLNKVMIIGHVVRDPEMRTTPNGANVANFSVATNLVWTDASGQRQDKSEFHNVVAWRRLAEICGQYLKKGAKVYIEGRLQTRDWVGQDGQKRYRTEIVADNMILLDRPNARPAAPGGYSAPQQATPGYGEPMAPQAGAGFQTEEATEDEIKVEDIPFY; from the coding sequence ATGACTCTAAACAAAGTAATGATCATCGGGCATGTTGTCCGGGATCCGGAAATGAGAACTACCCCGAACGGCGCCAATGTCGCCAATTTCTCCGTCGCCACTAATTTAGTCTGGACTGACGCGTCGGGCCAAAGGCAGGATAAATCAGAATTTCACAACGTAGTGGCCTGGAGAAGGCTCGCGGAAATTTGCGGCCAGTATCTGAAAAAAGGAGCCAAGGTTTATATCGAAGGAAGGCTGCAAACCCGGGATTGGGTCGGACAAGACGGCCAAAAAAGATACCGGACCGAAATTGTCGCCGATAATATGATTTTACTTGACCGCCCGAATGCTCGGCCGGCCGCTCCAGGCGGATATAGCGCCCCGCAACAAGCAACTCCTGGCTACGGCGAACCGATGGCTCCCCAGGCTGGCGCGGGATTCCAGACCGAGGAAGCAACCGAAGACGAAATCAAAGTTGAAGATATCCCTTTTTACTAA
- the rpsF gene encoding 30S ribosomal protein S6 yields MSKVKSSAIPKYELLYLIPNKYSEDEVPAIIEKVSKIITDHEGKVEQTEDWGKKKLAYPIKGYVYGYYHLTRMSLPGSKINEIDQLIQRAPEVLRHIIIKDEGRVEKKVRTRVKEAGETAMIGEKEKALAEEKETKKDAAKVDLKDLDDKLDKILEGGDLLK; encoded by the coding sequence ATGTCAAAAGTAAAATCATCCGCAATTCCCAAGTATGAGCTTTTGTACCTTATCCCCAATAAATATTCAGAGGATGAGGTTCCGGCCATTATAGAAAAGGTGAGTAAAATTATCACCGACCACGAAGGCAAAGTCGAACAGACTGAAGATTGGGGCAAGAAGAAACTGGCCTACCCGATCAAAGGCTATGTTTACGGCTACTATCACTTAACCCGCATGAGCCTGCCGGGAAGTAAAATTAATGAAATCGACCAGCTAATCCAGCGCGCGCCGGAAGTTTTGAGGCATATCATAATTAAAGACGAAGGAAGAGTCGAAAAGAAAGTCCGAACGAGAGTAAAAGAAGCCGGCGAGACCGCGATGATTGGAGAAAAGGAGAAAGCCCTGGCCGAAGAGAAAGAAACAAAAAAAGACGCCGCCAAAGTCGACTTGAAGGATTTGGACGATAAGCTGGACAAGATTCTGGAAGGCGGCGATTTGCTTAAATAA
- a CDS encoding thrombospondin type 3 repeat-containing protein, giving the protein MNINRKVKIILLISILLIAGVGAVWIFRSKIAGNNTKSNNNINENISAYQKINDSIKMQDEKICLSLKESDDKDKCLYQLSNKLSDEKYCDKITNAEMKAKCLDRKNFESIVADPKSESADCLKLSDPLWRQACLSKFFSNNFDAKKCEDFNGDIYDLCRTLVLKNLAYQEGKIELCQGLESDYQKDCENIVKNKPKDSDNDGLLDTDERSYGTDPFAPDTDKDGKKDGEEMFKLHTDPVEKD; this is encoded by the coding sequence ATGAATATAAACAGGAAAGTTAAAATTATCCTTCTAATCTCGATTTTATTAATCGCCGGGGTTGGAGCCGTCTGGATTTTTAGGTCTAAAATCGCGGGCAATAATACAAAATCGAATAATAATATCAATGAAAACATTAGCGCTTATCAAAAAATAAACGATTCCATAAAAATGCAGGATGAAAAAATCTGCCTTAGCCTTAAAGAAAGCGACGACAAGGATAAATGCCTCTACCAATTGTCAAACAAATTAAGCGATGAAAAATACTGTGATAAGATTACCAACGCGGAAATGAAAGCCAAATGCCTTGATCGGAAAAATTTTGAGTCAATAGTCGCCGACCCAAAATCAGAGTCAGCTGACTGCTTAAAACTTTCGGATCCATTATGGCGCCAAGCTTGTTTAAGCAAGTTCTTCTCGAATAATTTTGACGCGAAAAAATGCGAGGACTTTAACGGGGATATTTATGATTTGTGCCGGACGCTTGTACTAAAAAATTTAGCCTATCAGGAAGGTAAAATAGAACTCTGCCAAGGCCTGGAGAGCGACTATCAAAAAGATTGCGAAAACATCGTTAAAAATAAACCTAAAGATAGCGATAACGACGGGTTGCTTGATACCGATGAGCGTTCTTACGGAACCGATCCCTTCGCGCCTGATACTGATAAAGACGGAAAAAAAGACGGGGAGGAAATGTTCAAACTCCATACCGATCCCGTAGAAAAAGACTAG